The genome window ggctgaagtatactttcaagtttggagataaattcgttgagccagatgatgactggctaaaaagcattgaaaatttaagtgatgaactatttggggcttattcgaaggccgaagatactgctttgtcagcagccttcggaggccggaaaaagaaaaggctgaatcgagtgtttgacgcaatcgggtttgtctaccctgactatcgttatcccattcgagggcagaaaagaaaaggcacgacttctgcgaaagaagaagctgcagctgctcctagtgagccagcaccgaaaagaaaaaggataaaggtcctcacacatcggccacgctatattgaaccagcctcagtgcctgagttcaccggagagacctcttcggccaccgaggctgaagagccaaccctgctgccagaagtcgcagaaatggccgaagcgccaacaagaacagaattggaagaaccaaagattttgttaccagaaaccaaagagatggtcgaagcgccatcgacagaaaaaatggaagaagcgaaaggatcaactgagggatcaaaaatatcagaagttttaagcccttcagcaaatgttgaaacaataaaaaaccaaaagggtccagcggtgactccgaaaagaaaaagaatggtcaatgtgctagatgttctagagacaattaagtcctcaagcacaactccgaagaagactgttgaaacttccgaagcgaaaactgaattttttgatactaaggctccaaagcaagaaactgaggctgaagctgggcactcagagcccacgaaggtaaaatccttggaaaccgaggaagaaaaaatgacggagccaattcttgttgaagaaatcagtgctgttgcccccgaagcatcccccaaagtccttgattatattgttcgacatgcttcggggaaaaaattatcagaaaaagaaaagcaagaggcccggctttacgcccaaaaactgaagtatccaaagggggcgttaatattcaacggcagcggagaagaagacttcttgtattgtctccctgacagcaaggagatttctgtctgtcgggagatgagcaagagcttcggattcccaacactagaagacgggctctcggtgctgtcgaaaaaacgaactggccgacagcctggcgtacaatagcttaaaggtgcaaaaaataatatctttgtattttttcttgagaccaaaatttttcgtttgcttaaatttattaaCGCACAcacatttctctttgcagggccttatacttagcaatgccctcagggcccaaaaagatgccgaagacgaagggtgtgttatagccatgagcaaccttcgttccgaagtaattgaactaaggaacgaaggtctcgaaaaagataaaatattacattcattgataaatagaataaaagaagacgaagctacttttaaaggtcaagctgaggctcagaagcgtgaaattgaaaatcttcgaaaacaactggccagagttaaagaggaacgcatacttgaagaaacgaagcgagaacttagcgaccaatgggcaaaccatttagaaggaactgttgaagagcttcgttcgtccaagaaaagatgctatgataaatctatggagtgtgttaagaagatgaaagctagcttcgccagcgtcggcgcattctcaagcgaagaaaactttacaagaggcaaccccgaaggttccatcgaatggattaatcacgaagctgaggcctttgaggaaattttaaatagccgcggagacatatgtgctttctcgggtgccagagggattgccactattttggagaaaaagggctgcgagcatgtaaagattttagcgcaatccgaagctaccttgtccttcgaagatgctaaAGATCTTTCAGCCGAAgccagcatggttggtggaaaatttttcaccgatgtttgggataatggtggccgagaaatggcccgagaaattatccaaaaaagcgaaaagggcatccatgatgcaagaaaagtagcagaggctgctgagaaaagcgcagagcccgaagggcaaataggtattaactaatggttttattgtattgtaatttttggttttaaacttcgttcgcaatttgtaatagcaatgtagccgtatcctgtcctccttcaggtcctactaaagtgtctccgggccctcacccgaaaggagacgacgaaattaaaaagatggctgaagctatcatggatgaagttgttaatcggctcctgaacgaagctgcagaagttgtacttagagaagattaagtgctattgtaaaaacttctgaaatataatatgtgtaacatcttgtaaccctgaatataatatacttgtttttattgttcaattctttacgatgcatgaaattttacatacgtaccgtttttgagtctttgacgaaaaaacaccttcccttcttttcatgcttcgtgaagaagaattttcatttatcacaacaatatccgtagtgttctgatgaagaatatccaagcttcgtgaagatattttccgaagctacacttccgaagatcaatagtgtatctccttgtgacttagcatgattttccctttttttcaaaacattcttctgaagatcgatattgtgtccccttcttgtgccatatgcagcatgatgtatgatgcttatgccatgcgaaatgatgtgatgatgttatgctatgtaagatggtatttattacgaagatacacacacatccctgtaataaaacacataatctttttaaatcagcgttgacttttcgctgtaagcctcccttaggagcttcttcgccttttacttcagcggaatcagcgtttattttttgctgtaagcctcccttaggagcttcttcgccttttactttcagcggtattcgcgttgacttttcgcgcttcgccttttacttaggcggtatcagcgtttatttttcgctgtaagctctgcatttcctttggaacgactttggagcagaaaacttacactgcgctctctttggaacggctttttgtaacttcaacaaacttactctgcgttccttagaacgactttttgttgcttcgaagaatttttgataattcgttgttatcgcaaatctttaagcttcaacaacttaagcctgtggagaaaatatattttccttgtggcaaacaacgaaactattacatgaaatttaaaaaatgtcctttattacacagaaaataaaactgaatggagaagactactatcaaggtaggatatttgtcaatagatgtgcttcgactctggcacagtgctattgactgtgcgagcttcggactgttctctgaagtccctttggtgttgagcatattggcccccttctgtctgctggccttgttgcagcggtggtggcggcggaggctgttgccaggaagcttggggttgactcgccgaagcaacagaaactgcagggtggttgcctacatattctgggatgtaaggcgaatgatacgaagcagtgtgcatgatttgcttcggctgagcctgttgtgttgcagcttcggctatctccttttgcttctggatggtaacatggcacatcctggtggtatggcccttgttttcaccacagaacaagcaaaatattctccttggttgatctccaaaccttccgccgaagcccctgacgcctctgcctcttggagctggcggccggaaggagctttgctgttgccccgaagcctgtgaggagcactgtggcctttgctgctgacttcccttatcatcattttgagtagagttgtgaattgacctaacatgcctcggataaaatcttcctccgaagcccctggtcatttcagaaaacctgaaagccttctcccttctttgacgaaaatcattgtcagcacgaatatactcgtccatcttctggagcagcttctccaaagtttgaggaggcttcctagcaaagtactgagctgaaggtcctggccgaagtcccttgatcatggcctcaatgacaatttcattgggcactgttggtgcctgtgccctcaaacgcaagaacctccggacatacgcctgaaggtattcttcgtgatcctgggtgcactggaatagagcttgagcagtgaccggcttcgtctgaaacccttggaagctggttaacaacatgtccttcagcttttgccatgaagtgatcgttcctggccgaagggaggaataccaggtttgagcaacactcctgacagccataacaaaagattttgccatgactgcagtattgccaccatacgaagatactgttgcttcgtagctcatcagaaactgcttcgggtctgaatggccgtcgaatatgggaagctgaggcggcttgtaggacggaggccaaggtgtagcctgcagctcagcggatagaggagaagcatcatcaaaagcaaaatttccatggtgaaaattctcataccagtcatcttcgttgaggaaaccctcctgatgaaggtctttattctgaggccttcggttctgctcatcctgagtaagatgacgaacttcttcagaggcttcgtctatctgcctttgcagttcagctagcctggccatcttttccttcttcctctgcacctgttgatgaagcatctccatgtctctgatttcttggtctagctcatcctctggcggtgtcgggctgacagccttcctcttctggcttcgggcctctcgaagggagagagtctcctgattggggtctagcggttgcagagctgcagccccagttgctgaagctttcttcggggccatagcgaaggttttatgatcgccgaaggtgttcaaaactcaaagagtggaagtgagttcaccggaggtgggcgccaatgttggggacttgttctcaaatgctatgaattaagaacaaggcaacataagaaATGTTagacgttaaagcccttcgtccttcgaagcattatctcccttaggacataatgattttcggacgaaggttatgaaggacataccttcataaattcaacattTAATATTGAAGAAGGAAccatatgagacacaaaagatagcataaaccattatgtattattatcaactcatttctatattatattgtagaaaagtagaaataatatcaaattacaaatgtaccttcggcttgaaagaaggcgaaaatacaagcgtgacgcaaaagcaaatgccaagtcagcgtgagcagtacgggggtgctgttcacctatttataggcacgggacacagcccatataaaattacatccatgccctttacatttggtagtaattctatagtaatccaccgaggtctgaatagccttttcatctttaagtcggtttccttttttgctaccacgccgaagcttttctgctcacatcttcggcgctatatcaaccttcgtattatttgggcttctcctactgtgatatcgactcgagtccgaagatacctgttcacacattatactccagaaacactgttaaatcttgtttttgaggaccttcggaagccgaaggcaccCAACAGTCTTGTTTATCAAAATCCTCTTCAGCACTGTGCTGCCAATCGTGCAGTCGAGCAGCCATCTGCATCTGCTACGTAGCCAAATTCCAAACCCCGTGGGCCGAGAAGCTCGGTGCTCCAACCAAACACGTTTGTCCACTGCACGTCTGCACTGGCTGACCGTTCATTTCCTTTTGCTTCCATTCACAGTCGAACATTTTCAGTCATAGGTTTAAGATGGTACCAGGAACTACTTATTGTCTGGGTCTGGGAGACTGTCATCGAGCGAGCTTCTACTGTCAAGAACATTACAAGAACAAGGAAAACAAGCATGACCTCCTTGGAAACGGGAAAGAGATATGAACATTTTCAGGTCATAAGGTGGCAAGAATTAGATCAGACCTTGAGAGGTGAGGTCTCAATGCAAGATCTCATATCATACCGCGGCAGACATTTCAGAACTCAACAGCATTATTACGCAGAATTGTCTATAACTCATCGAGCGAGTAAGTTGCTTCCATACAATACAAGAACAAGGGTAGATTTGCCCAAAACACATGTCCATATTATTACATCAACTAGGCCAACAACACAACGATTACGTTAAGTTTCCGAAAATCACCTCCGACACTTCCCCGGTTCTTTCTTTAAACCCAGCTCTAGTTCCAGTCCACTCCGAAACTACACCCGGCGCTGCTTGGGGAGCCGGCACCCATTGTGAGGAAGCTGGGTCACGTCGTGGATGTACATGATAGGAGATTGGTCCCTCACCCTTTCGCCTCGGAACCCTTCTCTGAAGCTCAGGAtcaccttcttcttcttcttgaagaacGAAGCCCCTTTCACCTTCATGACGATGGAGCTCAACCCCATCTTCctggcggaccgtccgacctgctCCGCGACCGCTTCGGAAGCGTATCGGGAGAGACGGGACCGTCCTTTCCTGTCCTCCAAGCAGCCGGCGGAGGCACCCGTCTTTTTGTTCCCGCTGGAGTCTGTCACCGTCACGAAGGTCTTCTTTCTCTTCAGTAGGACGTGGACGAAAGCTCTCTTCTTGGAATACTGTTCGTGGTCCATGGCAAAGGTGCGGAGGTTGACTGTGAAGCCCTCCCTTGAGCTGAAAGGGTTCTGGCCACGGGGTGTCCCAGACCTTTATGTCGAGCCAGAGTGAAGCGAAAATGAGTGATCAGCAAATATGAATGAAATAGACAGATATATGAGTGAGTTGAATTGAAATAAGATTGGCCTACTTACATCGCCGCTCCATTATCTGTGTTGTTGAAGTTGACCTGTGTCTTAGCACGAATATCTTGAGACACAAAACCAGATCTGTTAAAATTCTGACGTGGATCCGTATCTGCAACAACTCCAGACCCAGAAGGTGGGAAACCCTGGATAAACAAAATTGATTCTGTTAAAATTCTGATAAGCAGTGATATTGATGCAATGTGATCTCGGTATTCTATGGTTTACAAGGCATAATATCAATGCTCCGCATGGAGAATGGAAAATGAGGCAAGAGACTGTGCCTAAAACTAGCGACACAAAAAATATACAAACAGTGGAAACGTTGTTCATTCTTTACAGAATGTAACGAAAACAAAAACCTACACTTTTAAAATTAAGGACTCACGTGAAAACATGCTACTCCCTCCGTCCCCCATCTTATGGTCACGAAGGTTTGTCCTAGGTCAATGTTTTAAAACTTTGACCATTAATAACAAAATATTCATAAATATTGACTAAATAAAAATGAAACTATTACATTTATTATCAAAACATCTACCACAATATATAGTTTTTGTAAATTTAAAAATAATTATTTTTATAGATATTGTTGGTCAAAGTTTCAAAATTTTGAATTAGGACAAACCTTCACGATCTTAAGATAGGGAACGGAAGGAGTACATGCTTCCTAATATTATCATCTCAATTTCAAGCTGCAACGCAACAGCTTATAGTTACTTTTCATGTGTATACGACTAGGGTATTCGTGAGCACCTGTGTAGGTTTGGAGGTATGACCGTATGAGAAACCTACAACTATATGAAATATTATGCAAGGGATTGAACATTAATCAATACTATCACCAACAGCCGTAGGCTGTAGCATCAGGGAAATTGGCCACAAGTGGCAGAAAAGTCAATGCTTTTGTGAATAGGatggaatcaaattgtatttcatGAAAAAATACGCCACAGAAAAATCCCTAACCCATAAAAAAGTCCCCAACTCATACAATAATAAATCTTATTTCAATTCAACGTACACTACATACTGCTAGATGGCGAAAAGAGGGCAACTCTATCTTTTATCACAAAATGGGGGGAATTAAATAGGGGTGTTTGGTTCccatgactaaagtttagtctctcCGGATGTTTGAATACCAGTTAcaaatattaaatatagtctacttACAAAACTAATTACACAGATAAAGACTAAACAACGATACAAATTTATTAAGACTAATTAATCCATATTTAGCAAATGTTTACTTTAGCATCATATAGACGAATCATATACTAATTAGGCTTAATAGATTCGTTTTTCCACTTAGTCCTAATCTATGAATTTAGTTTTGTAATTAGACAATATTTAATCGGATGTTTGACatggactaaaatttagtccctgTTACCTGGGGCTAGATGCATGGTCTCCTTGATTAACCAAATAGATCGAGAACGAAATCAATCAAGAGAGTTGGGTTGATATAGAGATACCCTGTTGTGTCCCGATGCATCTGAGGCAAAGGAACGTGGGAGGAGCTGCCCATGGAGAAACCTTCGCGAAAAGGGATCCTCCGCGGCGCGGCAGAGGCCCGCCCCAAGAGAGGCAGCTCGGCGTAGGGCAAGGCGGGCGGATGAGAACATGGCCGTCTTCCTCGATCTCGTACTTCAGACACAAGAAGAACAAAATTAGAAGTAAGCTAGTAGGCGCTCGGTCTTTTGCATAGCAGCCAGGGAAGAGAAGGGGGTGTGAATACCCGGTCGGCGCTCTTCGCCGGCGAAGGCCTCGGCACCTGGCGTTgggcggggcggcggcggcggcagtatCTCAACTAGAGGGAGGGTGGTGGATCAGTGTGGTTGGGCTGAGATGAGATGGgttattttttattttctagtTGAAGCCCAACCGGGCTCCACGTTGTGTGCTCGACCTCAACGAAAATAATTAAAGCCCATTAACACAGTCTAGAAACAGACCTATCTTGTTAAGAAACCCTAGTTAGATTATGTGGGAAAATACCACTTATACATTTGAGGAATCTCACGTCTCCATATAAAGGAATATGTACCTCATtataagagaagagaagagaaagaggtcaTAGACCCAACCATACATCGTGTCTTCTGTGCGTTTTTACTGTCGTGCTCGTGGAAAGGGAAACATGATCTACACCTTCTCCGCGCCTAATCTACTGACGGAAGGGAAGAGAGTGTATCTGGTGATCCGTGTTAACGTAGTtattcaacacgttatcagcacactCTACCTCGATGTTACTACGGATCCAATCTGCACTGATTCTTCGTCAAACTGGTAGGTCTctcggcctagccgaactgtcgtACACGACAGACTTTGATTCCTCTACTCAATCGAATGGTATGGTATTTTTCATCGGTAGATTGGTTCTACTCTTAGCGGCAAAAAAAATTCAGGCTTCCTGTAGAAGCCGCAACCTCCCACAAGAACGACGTCATCGTGCCACTAGCCCCGAAGGAGTCACCGATGTAGCGGTCAAATATCCGGGGCGCATCGCCGGTGTTGGGAACAGCGGGTCCAGTGCCCCGCACGCCATAGCCCCTGTTTGTTTGAGCTTTttccagcttctggccaccaaaaactGTTGCAGATTGCCAAAcgcctcagcttttcagccagcttctataagaaTCGCTTTGGTAAAAACCGTCCAAAATCAACATGAACACAAAATCGGCCGAATCTTCACGATAGTAGGAATCTGTTGCTTTCTAGATCCTAAACCCTTTGGACCACTTCATCTTTCTCTGCACGTAATCCACACAATACTCAGATTCTTCCCACAGCCAAATTctctccacagccagattctcagaaaagctggtcagaaaaaagctgaaccaaacaggcataTAGTCTGCAGTATGGCTCGCAGCCTTGTCTCCCGCACCCATCCCGTCGCACGCCGGCACCGTCGATAGGGCCTGCACCCTTGTTGCGCTAGGGCCGCGTCGCGCACCGGAGGAGGGCCCATCCGCGCCTAGCCTAGCCATGTTGGATGGCCCGAGATTTGGGGTACCAGCTCGGGGACTGCTTCTCGCCGTGCAATGGTGTCCACCTGCTCATGCTGCGAGCCACCCGGTGCTcagaaaccatcaactaaaaataatgcatttaaatTATAGTAGAGAATATAGTAAGGAAATTTTTaaatcaagtatttgattttattcatctttggaatgatttttgtttGTTCATAATTGATTGATGCTTGTTTTTGTAAAATTTCTTTTATATAAAAACCCAATTAATTAATATGAGAACTTTGGTAAAAAAATAAATACTTTAATTGTAATATTTTTAGTATAATTATTATGGATTTTTATAAatatttaaatatatatatatatatatgtatatatatttatatttttgGATACAAGGAtaagagaaaaagagaaaaagaaaaaaagaaaaaaaagaaaaccctAGCGCCGGTTGGCCAAATCGGTCCAACCAGGCCCATCGGCGTgcgcccctctcccctcctctcttctCTATGGCGCGTGGGCCCGCATGACCCCGCGACCCTTCTTCTTCCCCCCACTCCCTCTCAGCCGCGCGCCCGCGCAGGCGAAACGCTGCACCGCCATCGTGTCCTGGCGTCGGTCCGTCTAGCCGAGCCGCCCACTCCTCTTCTGCGCCAGAAACGACCGTGTCTCTCCCCCACTCCCTCTCCCCTCATAAAGTCGCCGCCATTAATGGCTTTGAAGCCGCCAGCTGCCTCTCCCTCTCCTCGGCGCCCCTTCCTCTCCCCCTCGTCGTCTATAAAAACCGACCGAGCCGGACCTCTCTCCCCTCGCCCAAGCCTCTCCCtcacctctctctccctcgcccTTGCACACCGACGGAGCCGCCGCCGCCATCCGCGGAGCCGTGCCGGAGCGTCTGTcgtcgcatcggactgtccgcgccCTCCCCTACCACGCCCCCGTCGAGCCCCTGTTCGGCCGTGCCTCACCGGAACCGCGCCCACACCGTCGTTCCTCGCCGCCGCGCTGTGCCCCCGTGCCAGGCCAACGTCCGTTCGtcacaaggttgaagacaacccggaATAATTTTATTAATTTTTGAAATCACGTTTTGAATTAGTTTATGAATTTTGTAATTATTGTGTTGTAATATGGGAGTGTTGTGATTCAGAATTCATGTGTATGTGAATTATTGATTTTTGGGTATATATGCGATAAATTAATGAATTGTTATTAGTCATGTTATTTGTTTATAATGATTTAGAATGTTGGATTAGAAAGAAGTATGACAAAATTTGGTAGACCCGTGTTAGTAGTTAAAACACTAGATAGGTAATTTCATAGTTAATTTGGTTTATGATGAATTTTATAATTTATCTAGAAGTTGATAATCATAGGTTCATTTAGGCTCACTAAATAAACAATGAAAATTTTCTTAACACAGAATTAGTAAGTGATATAGAATTCATAATAATGCAAGTATTATAGTTTAATCAGTGGTTTAATTTATTATTAAATATTTTGAGCTCTGATAATTATAATGACATTTTCtgttagaaagaaaagataaaactaAAAGGAAATCATTATTTATAATACAAACAATTAATTGATAATTAATTTCTGTAGAATTGGTTAAGTCATTACAACTAAGCTATGTTAGGTAAAATACTTTTGTAGTCAAATGTCCATATAGCTTTCACTAGTAACAAtccaaagtagagttagagtggaTTAATAAAATGAATATGAATTAGGTTTTATTCTATGCACTTTTATAAGTATGGTTTGTTTGGCATATGTCTATACATGTAATAGTATATGTTTGttcatgtaatggtgaatgttattcatgtaatggtgtatgtctaTTTATTTGGTGAATGTTTTCTTTTGTATATACGATATGTGAACCTGTATTAGAAGTTGACTATGTGGTAGACGAACCAAATACGTTCGAAGACGACGTACACGACacatttgagcaaggcaagtggattctccctctgcatttatgtttgtacccaagtaatacatataataatgtttacttttcggatatttgcataatttgatgggatttgcctaaatatgATTTCCTAGAAATacaaaccttattccttgattaccctgggataaatacCATGCTTAACAATTTGTTCTactgctcaacttgataattatgaTGCCACTCTTTAAATGAtacttgtcgggtaccataattaggggtaacctcaacactcctaaactcggctggtaatcaccataagcacaagctgcagagactgatgggcgtaaTTCAGgttaaggcttcgtctactcaagggacgcgatctcgcctcacccgagcccagcctcgggcgggagcaATAATCCCAGATgaattctcgcctcgcccgagggcctcctcaagcaacgggcgcaccctcgactcgcccgaagcccagctcgggcaggcttcgttgtgaagcaaccttggccaaatcgcctcaccaaccgaccgtatcgctggcacattcaatgcaaggatcgcctgacaccttatcctgacacgcgtgcctcagtcggcaaggtcgaagtgaccgccgtcacttcgcccttccactgaccgacctgacaggaaaacagcgc of Zea mays cultivar B73 chromosome 8, Zm-B73-REFERENCE-NAM-5.0, whole genome shotgun sequence contains these proteins:
- the LOC100282151 gene encoding ribosomal protein S11 containing protein; amino-acid sequence: MFSSARLALRRAASLGAGLCRAAEDPFSRRFLHGQLLPRSFASDASGHNRGFPPSGSGVVADTDPRQNFNRSGFVSQDIRAKTQVNFNNTDNGAAMSGTPRGQNPFSSREGFTVNLRTFAMDHEQYSKKRAFVHVLLKRKKTFVTVTDSSGNKKTGASAGCLEDRKGRSRLSRYASEAVAEQVGRSARKMGLSSIVMKVKGASFFKKKKKVILSFREGFRGERVRDQSPIMYIHDVTQLPHNGCRLPKQRRV